In the genome of Streptomyces sp. V2I9, one region contains:
- a CDS encoding helix-turn-helix domain-containing protein: MAAGSERPLNEVKFLTVAEVASVMRVSKMTVYRLVHSGHLPAIRVGRSFRVPEQAVHTYLRDSFVGMESA; encoded by the coding sequence ATGGCTGCTGGCAGCGAGAGGCCTCTCAACGAGGTCAAGTTTCTGACCGTGGCGGAAGTCGCCTCGGTCATGCGGGTGTCGAAGATGACCGTGTACCGCTTGGTGCACAGCGGTCATCTGCCGGCGATCCGGGTGGGAAGGTCCTTCCGGGTGCCGGAGCAAGCGGTTCACACGTATCTCCGCGACTCCTTCGTGGGGATGGAATCGGCCTGA
- a CDS encoding NAD-dependent epimerase/dehydratase family protein — protein MGKVVLVTGVARQLGGRFVRRVQREPGVDRVIAVDAVAPEHDLGDARFVRADIRQSALARILAEYAVDTVVHLDVSGKALGAGGRTTVKETNVIGTMQLLGACQKSPTVRRLVVKSSTSVYGSASRDPAVFTETTPPKSLPSGGFAKDAVEVEGYVRGFARRRPDVAVCVLRFANILGPRPDSPLADYLSLPVLPTVFGYDPRLQFVHEDDVIDVLGIAAGEPRRGTLNSGTFNIAGDGVLLLSQCSRRLGKPTVPVLLPAVTWVGSALRTIGMTDFSPEQIRLLTHGRVVSTVQMRETLGFRPSFTTAETFAEFARGRGPGLLPPETVGRVVDRLAELPLPGGAGPRERGSGAVQTTDGAR, from the coding sequence TTGGGGAAGGTCGTCCTCGTCACAGGTGTGGCCCGGCAGCTCGGAGGCCGCTTCGTCCGGCGCGTCCAGCGCGAGCCCGGCGTGGACCGGGTGATCGCGGTCGACGCGGTCGCGCCCGAGCACGATCTGGGCGACGCGCGGTTCGTCCGGGCGGACATCCGGCAGTCCGCCCTGGCGCGCATCCTGGCCGAGTACGCGGTCGACACGGTGGTGCACCTGGACGTCTCCGGCAAGGCGCTCGGCGCCGGCGGCCGGACGACGGTCAAGGAGACCAACGTCATCGGCACGATGCAGCTGCTCGGCGCCTGCCAGAAGTCCCCGACCGTGCGGCGGCTCGTGGTGAAGTCGAGCACGAGCGTGTACGGGTCGGCGTCCCGCGACCCGGCCGTGTTCACCGAGACCACCCCGCCCAAGTCGCTGCCCAGCGGCGGCTTCGCGAAGGACGCGGTGGAGGTCGAGGGGTACGTACGGGGCTTCGCCCGCCGCCGGCCGGACGTGGCGGTGTGCGTGCTGCGGTTCGCCAACATCCTGGGGCCGCGGCCGGACTCGCCGCTCGCCGACTACCTGTCGCTGCCCGTGCTGCCGACCGTCTTCGGCTACGACCCCCGGCTCCAGTTCGTGCACGAGGACGATGTGATCGATGTGCTGGGGATCGCGGCGGGCGAGCCCCGGCGCGGAACGCTGAACAGCGGCACGTTCAACATCGCCGGTGACGGGGTGCTGCTGCTGTCGCAGTGTTCGCGGCGGCTGGGGAAGCCGACCGTGCCGGTGCTGCTGCCCGCCGTCACGTGGGTCGGCTCGGCGCTCCGTACGATCGGCATGACCGATTTCTCGCCGGAACAGATCCGGCTGCTCACCCATGGCAGGGTGGTCTCGACGGTGCAGATGCGCGAGACCCTCGGTTTCCGGCCGTCGTTCACCACGGCGGAGACCTTCGCGGAGTTCGCGCGGGGCCGGGGGCCCGGCCTGTTGCCGCCGGAGACGGTGGGCCGGGTGGTGGACCGGCTGGCGGAGCTGCCGCTGCCGGGTGGCGCCGGACCGCGGGAGCGCGGGTCCGGTGCGGTACAGACGACTGACGGCGCCAGGTAG
- a CDS encoding 30S ribosomal protein bS22 → MGSVIKKRRKRMAKKKHRKLLKRTRVQRRNKK, encoded by the coding sequence GTGGGCTCTGTTATCAAGAAGCGGCGCAAGCGGATGGCCAAGAAGAAGCACCGCAAGCTGCTCAAGCGCACGCGCGTTCAGCGTCGCAACAAGAAGTAG
- a CDS encoding phosphatase → MLSTGALRAHLLAARLAGPVATPREENLRSYRLFAARDPRVMLGLAPERTWGEGDLLRLMADRCGVSADPAHVSGADAIDPERTVAALEAFAERLAVVARRRAPVLLGTGHPHRLLGFYAGLADALSAAGCPVLTPAQGRCVDMTTRFGVRTYTIDYVRGVALVREPGGRPTGGETGAHTHSPLPVRLALQDAAERLGVLPELVIGDHGWVCGAGQLGIEAIGPADTDDPALFVGEAEGRVSVAVPLDDGVQAPFYRPLTRYVLNRACLSR, encoded by the coding sequence GTGTTGAGCACCGGGGCGCTGCGCGCCCATCTGCTGGCGGCCCGGCTGGCCGGGCCCGTGGCCACCCCGCGCGAGGAGAACCTGCGCAGTTACCGGCTGTTCGCCGCGCGGGACCCGCGGGTGATGCTGGGGCTCGCGCCCGAGCGGACCTGGGGCGAGGGCGACCTGTTACGGCTGATGGCCGACCGGTGCGGGGTCTCGGCGGACCCGGCCCACGTCTCCGGCGCCGACGCGATCGATCCGGAGCGTACGGTGGCCGCGCTGGAGGCGTTCGCGGAGCGGCTGGCGGTGGTGGCCCGGCGGCGGGCCCCGGTGCTGCTGGGGACCGGGCATCCGCATCGGCTGCTCGGTTTCTACGCCGGGCTGGCAGACGCCCTGTCGGCGGCGGGCTGCCCTGTTCTCACCCCCGCGCAGGGGCGATGTGTCGACATGACGACGCGGTTTGGCGTACGTACGTACACCATCGACTACGTACGGGGTGTGGCCCTGGTGCGCGAACCGGGGGGACGGCCCACGGGAGGGGAGACCGGCGCGCACACGCATTCGCCGCTTCCGGTGCGGCTCGCGCTCCAGGACGCGGCCGAGCGGCTCGGGGTGCTGCCGGAGCTGGTGATCGGGGATCACGGCTGGGTCTGCGGCGCAGGTCAGCTGGGGATCGAGGCGATCGGGCCGGCGGACACGGACGATCCGGCGCTGTTCGTGGGGGAGGCGGAGGGGCGGGTGTCGGTCGCCGTTCCGCTCGATGACGGCGTACAGGCTCCGTTTTACCGGCCGTTGACGCGCTATGTGCTCAATCGGGCCTGTCTGTCTCGGTAG
- a CDS encoding PQQ-binding-like beta-propeller repeat protein: protein MPPLRESGTHPEAEFPQYAGAYRLEARLGSGGMGVVHLARSASGMQLAVKVVHAPYAADAEFRARFRQEVAAARRVSGAFTAPVVDADPEADRPWMATLYVPGPTLSEQVKRNGPLSPAALRRLTAGLAEALRDIHRAGVIHRDLKPSNVLLTDGGPKVIDFGISRPYDSDLRTETGKLIGSPPYMAPEQFQRPREVGPPADVFALGAVIVHAATGRGPFDSDSPYIVAYQVVHDQPDLGGVPGELAPLVARCLAKDPADRPTPDEVMGALLPPSYEAEAFVPAQRRRPGVVAAVPGGERDGSEEDTHVRSAPASRRRLPRVRLIVAAALLLLVASAGAGAYAVWGGGAEPVRPEAEGRPGAGGAGEAAVTPWRTALRTGGGGGTPVCTAAGSRALYCSVAGTGTVRIDPADGRVLWSAPSSSSPEVRAPVVSGPVVLSAGRDGRLRALDPVKGTAVRDTVLSSRPGAVFPAGDTLLSVADDGAVTALDGASGATRWKKPLAGHVRPDFALYDRESGLAYAFEHTASGASTLVTAVDAASGRAAWRRQLEGVLTPVATAGAGELVLTAMDENSDTGELVRYAPATGTSGRVALPFALDGPQVVMAGEVAYLLARGGSLLAVDTAAGGAEAEVWRLETGVGRASAPVLGEGGRLYFSAADGRLLAVDTERGTLVGQTRARLSGGKLAHASDLPAPVTAGRLVVGSAPDGSVFALDGADPGAW from the coding sequence ATGCCGCCGCTGCGAGAGTCCGGAACGCATCCGGAAGCGGAGTTTCCGCAGTACGCCGGCGCCTACCGTCTCGAAGCCCGTCTCGGCTCGGGCGGCATGGGGGTCGTGCATCTGGCGCGCTCGGCCTCGGGGATGCAGCTCGCGGTGAAGGTGGTGCACGCGCCGTACGCGGCCGATGCCGAGTTCAGGGCGCGGTTCCGGCAGGAGGTCGCGGCCGCGCGGCGGGTCAGCGGGGCGTTCACCGCTCCCGTGGTGGACGCCGATCCGGAGGCCGACCGGCCCTGGATGGCCACCCTCTACGTGCCCGGCCCGACGCTCTCCGAGCAGGTGAAGCGGAACGGCCCGCTGTCCCCCGCCGCGCTGCGCCGGCTGACCGCCGGGCTGGCCGAGGCGCTGCGGGACATCCACCGGGCGGGCGTGATCCACCGCGACCTCAAGCCGAGCAACGTGCTGCTGACCGACGGGGGCCCGAAGGTCATCGACTTCGGGATCTCCCGCCCGTACGACAGCGATCTGCGCACCGAGACCGGGAAGCTCATCGGCTCGCCGCCCTACATGGCCCCCGAGCAGTTCCAGCGGCCGCGCGAGGTCGGGCCGCCGGCCGACGTGTTCGCGCTGGGGGCGGTGATCGTCCACGCGGCGACGGGCCGGGGCCCGTTCGACTCGGACAGCCCGTACATCGTGGCGTACCAGGTGGTGCACGACCAGCCGGATCTGGGCGGAGTGCCCGGGGAGCTGGCCCCGCTGGTCGCCCGGTGCCTGGCGAAGGACCCGGCGGACCGGCCGACGCCGGACGAGGTGATGGGGGCGCTGCTTCCCCCCTCGTACGAGGCGGAGGCGTTCGTACCGGCGCAGCGGCGGCGGCCGGGGGTGGTCGCGGCGGTGCCGGGCGGGGAGCGGGACGGTTCGGAGGAGGACACGCATGTGCGCTCCGCGCCCGCGTCCCGCCGCCGGTTGCCGCGCGTCCGGCTGATCGTGGCGGCGGCGCTCCTGCTGCTGGTGGCGAGCGCCGGAGCGGGGGCGTACGCGGTGTGGGGCGGCGGAGCGGAACCGGTCCGCCCGGAGGCGGAGGGCCGGCCGGGCGCGGGCGGGGCCGGCGAGGCCGCGGTCACCCCGTGGCGTACCGCGCTGCGGACCGGGGGCGGGGGCGGCACGCCCGTGTGCACGGCCGCCGGTTCGCGGGCGCTGTACTGCTCGGTGGCCGGGACCGGCACGGTCAGGATCGATCCGGCGGACGGGCGCGTGCTGTGGTCGGCCCCCTCCTCCTCGTCGCCGGAGGTCCGGGCTCCGGTCGTGTCGGGCCCGGTCGTGCTGTCCGCCGGGCGGGACGGGAGGCTGCGCGCCCTCGACCCGGTGAAGGGGACCGCCGTACGGGACACCGTGCTGTCCTCGCGGCCGGGGGCGGTGTTCCCGGCGGGCGACACCCTGCTGTCCGTCGCGGACGACGGTGCGGTGACGGCGCTGGACGGGGCGAGCGGGGCGACCCGCTGGAAGAAGCCGCTGGCGGGGCACGTGCGGCCCGATTTCGCGCTGTACGACCGGGAGTCCGGGCTCGCCTACGCCTTCGAGCACACGGCGTCCGGCGCCTCGACCCTGGTCACGGCGGTGGACGCCGCGAGCGGCCGGGCCGCCTGGCGGCGGCAGCTGGAGGGGGTGCTCACCCCGGTCGCCACGGCCGGGGCCGGGGAACTGGTGCTGACCGCGATGGACGAGAACTCGGACACCGGGGAGCTGGTCCGGTACGCCCCGGCGACCGGCACGTCCGGCCGGGTCGCGCTGCCCTTCGCCCTGGACGGGCCACAGGTGGTGATGGCCGGGGAGGTGGCGTACCTGCTGGCGCGGGGCGGTTCGCTGCTCGCCGTCGACACCGCGGCCGGCGGTGCGGAGGCGGAGGTGTGGCGGCTGGAGACGGGGGTCGGGCGGGCGTCCGCCCCGGTGCTCGGGGAGGGCGGCCGGCTGTACTTCTCCGCCGCCGACGGGCGGCTGCTGGCCGTCGACACGGAGCGGGGCACGCTGGTGGGGCAGACACGGGCCCGGCTGAGCGGCGGGAAGCTCGCCCACGCCTCCGACCTGCCCGCGCCGGTGACGGCGGGGCGGCTGGTGGTGGGCAGCGCGCCGGACGGCTCGGTCTTCGCCCTGGACGGGGCGGACCCGGGGGCCTGGTGA
- a CDS encoding ABC transporter permease has translation MTATAGRVLRQLTHDPRTIALLVLVPVLLITLLRYVFDGAAGTFDSTGASLLGIFPLITMFLVTSIATLRERTSGTLERLLSLPLGKGGLIGGYALAFGAVAVVQSAFATAVSLWLLGLDVAGSPWLLLLVALLDALLGTALGLFVSAFAASEFQAVQFMPAVIFPQLLLCGLFTPRAAMHPVLEAISDVLPMSYAVDGMNQVLHHTGITGDFVRDIAVVAGSALLVLCLGAITLRRRTP, from the coding sequence ATGACCGCCACCGCCGGCCGTGTCCTGCGCCAGCTGACCCACGACCCCCGCACGATCGCGCTCCTGGTGCTCGTCCCGGTCCTGCTGATCACCCTGCTCCGGTACGTCTTCGACGGCGCGGCCGGGACCTTCGACTCCACCGGGGCCTCCCTCCTCGGGATCTTCCCGCTGATCACGATGTTCCTGGTGACCTCGATCGCCACCCTGCGCGAGAGGACCTCGGGCACCCTCGAACGCCTTCTGTCCCTGCCGCTCGGCAAGGGCGGCCTGATCGGGGGGTACGCCCTCGCGTTCGGCGCGGTCGCCGTGGTCCAGTCGGCCTTCGCCACGGCGGTCTCCCTCTGGCTGCTGGGCCTGGACGTCGCCGGCTCGCCCTGGCTGCTGCTCCTGGTCGCCCTTCTCGACGCCCTGCTCGGTACCGCGCTGGGCCTGTTCGTCTCCGCGTTCGCCGCCTCCGAGTTCCAGGCGGTCCAGTTCATGCCGGCGGTGATCTTCCCCCAGCTCCTGCTGTGCGGCCTGTTCACCCCGCGGGCGGCGATGCACCCGGTCCTGGAGGCGATCTCGGACGTCCTGCCCATGTCGTACGCCGTCGACGGCATGAACCAGGTCCTCCACCACACCGGGATCACCGGCGACTTCGTCCGCGACATCGCCGTGGTCGCGGGCAGTGCCCTCCTCGTCCTCTGCCTCGGCGCGATCACCCTCCGCCGCCGGACACCGTGA
- the proC gene encoding pyrroline-5-carboxylate reductase yields the protein MTQTVAVLGTGKIGEALLSGMIRAGWRPAHLLVTTRRDDRARELHTRYGVESVTNAEAARNADVLILAVKPQDMGKLLDELAPHITADRLVISAAAGITTTFIEDRLTAGTPVVRVMPNTPVLVDEGMSVISAGSHATGAHLATAEEIFGGVGKTLRVPESQQDAATALSGSGPAYFYFLVEAMTDAGILLGLPRAQAHDLIVQAAIGAAVMLRDSGEHPVKLREAVTSPAGTTISAIRELENHGVRAALIAALEAARDRSRELASGNG from the coding sequence ATGACCCAGACAGTCGCAGTCCTCGGCACCGGCAAGATCGGCGAGGCCCTGCTCAGCGGGATGATCCGGGCCGGCTGGCGACCGGCCCACCTCCTGGTGACCACCCGCCGCGACGACCGGGCCCGCGAACTGCACACGCGGTACGGGGTCGAGTCCGTCACCAACGCGGAGGCGGCCAGGAACGCCGACGTCCTCATCCTGGCGGTCAAGCCGCAGGACATGGGCAAGCTCCTGGACGAGCTCGCCCCGCACATCACCGCCGACCGGCTGGTCATCAGCGCCGCCGCCGGCATCACCACCACGTTCATCGAGGACCGGCTCACCGCCGGTACCCCGGTCGTCCGGGTCATGCCGAACACCCCGGTCCTCGTCGACGAGGGCATGTCCGTCATCTCCGCCGGCAGCCACGCCACCGGCGCGCATCTCGCCACCGCGGAGGAGATCTTCGGCGGCGTCGGCAAGACGCTGCGGGTTCCGGAGTCCCAGCAGGACGCGGCCACCGCGCTCTCCGGCTCCGGCCCCGCCTACTTCTACTTCCTGGTCGAGGCCATGACCGACGCGGGCATCCTGCTCGGGCTGCCCCGCGCCCAGGCCCACGACCTCATCGTCCAGGCCGCCATCGGCGCGGCCGTCATGCTCCGGGACAGCGGCGAGCACCCGGTCAAACTCCGCGAGGCCGTCACCAGCCCGGCCGGCACGACGATCAGCGCCATCCGCGAACTGGAGAACCACGGCGTGCGCGCGGCGCTCATCGCAGCCCTGGAGGCGGCCCGCGACCGCAGCCGCGAACTGGCCTCCGGCAACGGCTGA
- a CDS encoding MFS transporter: protein MTDAGLRYGRASLGLSFGVQGVAFALLVTRIPAIQDRYGISDGLLPVFLAAVPILAGAGSVVTEKVVARIRPGVVLRWAQPLVLLALLGVGAGREMWHVAVALGVFGLSVGALDASMNMLGVSLQRAYGRSIMLGFHAAYSLGGIAGASLAWVGARYELSLLVSYLPVVAVLLPVALVGSRWYTEGATGPAGKGAGPEGAGGALSFKLLLPLCLVMSFAYIGDSTVSNWSAKYLQDVLGSSEQLATVPYNVYMVTTLLGRAVGDLGVRRFGAVAVVRGGSLLAAGGFAVVAVAPGAWAGMLGFTMLGFGLCVIVPQTFAAAGRLFPANSDAAVARLNIFNYVGFLVGSPLVGALGDAWSYRGAMLVPMVLVLATLVYARSFGPDPARYGGGHERARTADVG, encoded by the coding sequence ATGACTGATGCGGGCTTGCGGTACGGCAGGGCCTCCCTGGGACTGAGCTTCGGCGTCCAGGGCGTCGCCTTCGCCCTTCTGGTGACGCGTATCCCCGCCATCCAGGACCGGTACGGGATATCCGACGGGCTGCTGCCCGTCTTCCTCGCCGCCGTCCCGATCCTGGCGGGGGCCGGCAGCGTCGTCACCGAGAAGGTGGTCGCCCGCATCCGGCCTGGCGTGGTCCTGCGGTGGGCCCAGCCCCTCGTCCTCCTCGCCCTGCTCGGGGTGGGCGCCGGGCGGGAGATGTGGCACGTCGCCGTCGCCCTGGGGGTGTTCGGGCTGTCCGTCGGGGCGCTGGACGCCTCCATGAACATGCTGGGGGTCAGCCTCCAGCGTGCGTACGGACGCAGCATCATGCTCGGCTTCCACGCCGCGTACAGCCTCGGCGGCATCGCGGGGGCGTCGCTGGCGTGGGTCGGGGCGCGGTACGAGCTGTCGCTGCTCGTGTCCTACCTGCCCGTCGTCGCCGTGCTGCTGCCCGTCGCACTGGTCGGCAGCCGGTGGTACACGGAGGGGGCGACGGGGCCCGCCGGGAAGGGGGCCGGGCCCGAAGGCGCGGGCGGTGCGCTCTCGTTCAAGCTGCTGCTGCCGCTCTGCCTCGTCATGAGCTTCGCGTACATCGGGGACTCGACCGTCTCCAACTGGAGTGCCAAGTACCTCCAGGACGTGCTGGGGAGCTCCGAGCAGCTCGCCACCGTCCCGTACAACGTCTACATGGTGACGACCCTGCTGGGCCGGGCCGTGGGGGATCTCGGGGTGCGGCGGTTCGGGGCGGTGGCCGTGGTGCGGGGCGGGAGCCTGCTGGCGGCCGGCGGGTTCGCCGTCGTGGCCGTGGCGCCGGGGGCCTGGGCCGGGATGCTCGGATTCACGATGCTCGGCTTCGGCCTCTGCGTGATCGTGCCGCAGACCTTCGCCGCCGCCGGGCGGCTGTTCCCGGCGAACAGCGACGCGGCCGTGGCCCGGCTGAACATCTTCAACTATGTCGGTTTCCTGGTGGGTTCACCGCTGGTGGGTGCTCTGGGGGATGCGTGGAGCTATCGGGGGGCCATGCTCGTGCCGATGGTCCTGGTGCTGGCGACGCTCGTGTATGCCCGCTCGTTCGGCCCGGACCCGGCCCGATACGGTGGCGGGCATGAGCGGGCGCGCACAGCTGATGTGGGATGA
- a CDS encoding ABC transporter ATP-binding protein, with translation MMNYERALPPPPPPDPAIEARGLTVVRGDRTVLHALDLTVRPGRITGLLGPSGCGKTTLMRAVVGTQAKVTGTLDVLGRPAGDPALRPRVGYVTQAPSVYTDLTVRQNLEYFAAVLRPGRAHRDARRAAVARAIGDVDLTSRADARAGALSGGQRSRVSLAVALLFTPDLLVLDEPTVGLDPVLRRDLWDLFHRLAADRGTALLISSHVMDEAERCHRLLLMREGRILAEGTPEALRRRTGTESVEDAFLHLVDDAAHRTEEAPR, from the coding sequence ATGATGAATTACGAACGGGCGCTTCCGCCCCCTCCGCCCCCCGATCCGGCGATCGAGGCACGCGGCCTCACCGTCGTCCGGGGCGACCGCACCGTCCTGCACGCCCTCGACCTCACCGTCCGCCCCGGCCGCATCACCGGCCTCCTCGGCCCCTCGGGCTGCGGAAAGACGACGCTCATGCGCGCGGTGGTCGGCACCCAGGCCAAGGTCACCGGCACCCTCGACGTCCTGGGCCGACCCGCCGGGGACCCGGCCCTGCGCCCCCGCGTCGGCTACGTCACCCAGGCGCCCTCCGTCTACACCGACCTCACCGTCCGCCAGAACCTCGAATACTTCGCCGCCGTCCTGCGCCCCGGCCGCGCCCACCGGGACGCCCGCCGTGCCGCCGTCGCCCGCGCCATCGGGGACGTCGACCTCACGAGCCGCGCCGATGCCCGCGCCGGCGCGCTCTCCGGCGGCCAGCGCAGCCGCGTCTCCCTGGCGGTCGCCCTCCTCTTCACCCCGGACCTGCTGGTCCTGGACGAACCGACCGTCGGGCTCGACCCCGTACTCCGCCGGGACCTCTGGGACCTCTTCCACCGCCTGGCCGCCGACCGGGGCACCGCGCTGCTCATCTCCTCGCACGTCATGGACGAGGCCGAACGCTGCCACCGCCTCCTCCTCATGCGGGAGGGCCGCATCCTCGCCGAGGGCACCCCCGAAGCCCTGCGCCGCCGCACCGGTACGGAGAGCGTCGAGGACGCGTTCCTCCACCTGGTCGACGACGCCGCACACCGCACCGAGGAGGCCCCCCGATGA
- a CDS encoding acetoin utilization protein AcuC — protein sequence MSGRAQLMWDDAVTGYDFGESHPMDPVRLDLTMGLVRAFGLDAAVDLRSAKAAGDSTLRLVHREDYVAAVRAASANPRAADQEYGLGTVDDPAFAGMHEASTLIAGLSVGAAEAVWRGETEHAVNFTGGLHHAMPGAAAGFCVYNDPALAIARLLELGAERVAYVDVDVHHGDGVQAAFWEDPRVLTVSLHEHPRTLFPQTGWPEETGAGDGEGSAVNVALPAGTGDAGWLRAFHAVVPELLADFRPQVLVTQHGADTHFEDPLAHLAVSLDAQRAVMESCHRLAHDHSDGRWVALGGGGYAVVDVVPRSWTHLVGIAAHAPVDPESVVPSSWRDLVYARTRQLGPGRMTDGRTPAWQEWEDGYDPADRLDQAVLAARKAAFPLRGLLT from the coding sequence ATGAGCGGGCGCGCACAGCTGATGTGGGATGACGCGGTTACGGGATACGACTTCGGGGAGAGCCACCCCATGGACCCGGTCCGGCTGGACCTGACGATGGGGCTGGTGCGGGCGTTCGGGCTCGATGCGGCGGTGGACCTGCGGTCGGCGAAGGCCGCCGGGGACTCCACCCTGCGGCTCGTGCACCGCGAGGACTACGTGGCCGCGGTGCGGGCCGCCTCCGCGAACCCGCGGGCGGCCGACCAGGAGTACGGGCTCGGGACCGTGGACGATCCGGCGTTCGCCGGGATGCACGAGGCGTCCACGCTGATCGCCGGGCTCTCCGTCGGGGCCGCCGAGGCCGTGTGGCGCGGGGAGACCGAGCACGCGGTCAACTTCACCGGGGGGCTGCACCACGCCATGCCCGGTGCCGCCGCCGGGTTCTGCGTGTACAACGACCCGGCCCTCGCCATCGCCCGGCTGCTGGAGCTGGGTGCGGAGCGGGTCGCGTACGTGGACGTGGACGTCCACCACGGGGACGGCGTGCAGGCCGCGTTCTGGGAGGACCCGCGCGTCCTGACGGTCTCGCTGCACGAGCACCCGAGGACGCTCTTCCCGCAGACCGGGTGGCCCGAGGAGACCGGGGCCGGGGACGGCGAGGGCTCCGCGGTGAACGTGGCGCTGCCGGCCGGAACCGGGGACGCGGGGTGGCTGCGGGCGTTCCACGCGGTGGTGCCCGAGCTGCTGGCCGACTTCCGCCCCCAGGTCCTCGTCACCCAGCACGGGGCCGACACGCACTTCGAGGACCCGCTCGCCCACCTCGCGGTCTCGCTGGACGCGCAGCGGGCGGTCATGGAGTCCTGCCACCGGCTGGCGCACGACCACTCCGACGGGCGCTGGGTGGCGCTCGGCGGCGGCGGGTACGCGGTCGTGGACGTCGTCCCCCGGTCGTGGACGCACCTGGTGGGCATCGCCGCGCACGCTCCCGTCGATCCGGAGTCGGTGGTGCCGTCCTCGTGGCGGGATCTCGTCTACGCCCGGACGCGGCAGCTCGGACCCGGCCGGATGACGGACGGGCGTACGCCGGCCTGGCAGGAGTGGGAGGACGGGTACGACCCGGCGGACCGGCTGGACCAGGCGGTACTGGCGGCCCGGAAGGCGGCCTTCCCGCTGCGGGGGCTCCTGACCTGA
- a CDS encoding HAD family phosphatase, with the protein MRYELVIFDNDGVLVDSEPLANTVLSAYLTELGHPTSYDESIRDYMGSAVHRVHDLVEERTGQKLPEDFDTTLSSRTFAAFEQELVAVDGVEELLGKLVADGVAYCVASSGSHERIRVGHRRTGIDQWFEDEWIFSSEDVGRGKPAPDLFLYAAERMGVAPERCVVIEDSPLGVEAARAAGMDVYGFTSMMPADRLAGVTGHFSDMSQLSGLLA; encoded by the coding sequence ATGCGCTACGAACTGGTCATCTTCGACAACGACGGTGTGCTCGTCGACAGCGAGCCCCTCGCCAACACTGTGCTCTCCGCCTACCTGACCGAACTCGGTCACCCCACCTCGTACGACGAATCGATCCGTGACTACATGGGGTCCGCCGTGCACCGGGTGCACGACCTCGTCGAGGAGCGGACCGGGCAGAAGCTGCCCGAGGACTTCGACACCACGCTCAGCTCCCGTACCTTCGCCGCTTTCGAACAGGAGCTGGTGGCGGTGGACGGGGTCGAGGAACTGCTCGGCAAGCTCGTCGCGGACGGAGTGGCCTACTGCGTCGCCTCCTCCGGGAGTCATGAACGCATCCGCGTCGGGCACCGCAGGACCGGGATCGACCAGTGGTTCGAGGACGAATGGATCTTCAGCTCGGAGGACGTCGGGCGGGGCAAGCCGGCGCCGGACCTGTTCCTGTACGCCGCCGAGCGGATGGGCGTCGCGCCCGAGCGGTGCGTCGTCATCGAGGACAGCCCGCTCGGGGTCGAGGCGGCACGGGCGGCCGGGATGGACGTGTACGGGTTCACGTCGATGATGCCCGCGGACCGGCTGGCCGGGGTCACCGGGCACTTCTCGGACATGTCCCAGCTGTCCGGCCTGCTCGCCTGA
- a CDS encoding SH3 domain-containing protein, whose translation MSVEENTSEPAAAEAAVAMAEDGTTGTRYPIAPGYRVNVRTGPGTSYRIVRTMPYGQKIPIYCQKPGEWVTGPYGTSNLWDNIANGQFVADAYVNTGRDGYVAPRCD comes from the coding sequence ATGAGCGTTGAAGAGAACACGTCCGAACCGGCCGCGGCGGAAGCGGCCGTGGCCATGGCGGAGGACGGCACGACCGGCACCCGCTACCCGATCGCGCCGGGCTACCGGGTCAACGTCCGTACCGGCCCCGGCACCAGCTACCGCATCGTCAGGACCATGCCGTACGGGCAGAAGATCCCGATCTACTGCCAGAAGCCGGGTGAGTGGGTCACCGGCCCGTACGGCACGTCGAACCTCTGGGACAACATCGCCAACGGCCAGTTCGTCGCGGACGCCTACGTCAACACGGGGCGCGACGGCTACGTCGCGCCGCGCTGCGACTGA